ATGCTCCGGGCCATCCCCGGAGACCAGATCAGTGCGGGCCTCGGCACCGAGGCGGCCGCCCTGACTCCGGCACAGCGCGCGGCGCTGGAGGCCTACTACGGTCTGGACCAGCCGCTCTTCGTGCAGTTCTTCTCGTGGCTGGGCAACATCTTCACCGGCAACCTCGGCTACTCGTCGCGGGCGCAGATGAGCGTGCTGGAGCTCACGGCCGACGCGCTCCCCGTGACATTGGAACTCGCGATCTTCTCGATCGTGATCGCGCTCGTCATCGGCATCCCGCTCGGCATGCTCTCGGCCTCGAAGCCGGACTCCTTCCGTGATGGCGCAGGGCAGGTCGTCGGACTTGCGGGCCTGTCGATCCCCGCCTTCCTTCTCGGCACCGCACTGCTCGCGGTGCTCGCCTCGTCCTTCGGCTTCAACCCGAACGGTCAGGGCTACGCCTACCTCTTCGAGAACCCGCTGCTGAACCTGCAGCAGATGCTGCTGCCGTCCTTCGTGCTCGGATTCGGCATCGCCGCTCCCATCATGCGCACCACACGCACGGCGGTCCTCGAGATCCGGGCCAACGACTTCATCCGCACCGCCCGCGCGAAGGGCGTCCCGCCGCGTCGCCTGCAGCTGCGTCACGTGCTCGGCAACGCGCTTGTCCCCATCGTCACGATGACGGGTCTGCAGTTCGGCTACCTGCTGGGTGGCGCCGTGGTGGTGGAGCAGATCTTCTCGCTCCCCGGCATCGGACGCCAGGTGCTGCTCGGCATCCAGCAGAAGGAGTACGCGCTCGTGCAGAGCACGGTGCTCGTGATCGCGCTCGCCTTCGTCATCGTCAACCTGCTCACCGACCTGCTCTACCGGGTCATCGATCCCCGGGTGCGTGCCGCATGACCGACATCTCGCAGACTCCCACACTGGCTCCGGGCGGCGGACGCACGATGGAGCGGGTTCGCCTGCTTCTGCGCAGCCGCAGCGGTCTGGCCGGTCTCATCATCGTCGTCGTGCTGGCGCTGCTCAGCCTCGTCTCGGCGTTCGGCCTCCTGCCGTTCGACCCGCTGGCGCAGGATCCGCCCTCGCGGCTGCAGGCCCCGAACGCGACACACTGGTTCGGCACGGATCAGTTCGGCCGCGACGTGTTCTCCCGCGTGGCCGCGGGTGTCGCCAACTCGGCGCTGATCTCGGTCGTCGCGGTCGCCTTCGCGACGGTCGTCGGAACGGTCTGCGGTCTCATCGCCGGCTTCTACCGCGGTTTCTCGGACGGTGCGATCACCGCGGTGACGAATGTGCTGTTCGCGTTCCCCCCGCTGCTGCTCGCCCTGTCGCTGGCGTCGGTGTTCGACCGCAACTGGTTCACGATCGCCGTGGCCATCGCGATCGTGTACGTGCCGATCTTCATCCGCGTCACGCGCGGTCCGGTGCTCTCGCTGCGTGAGGTCGAGTACGTCAAGGCCGCCAAGAGCACGGGGCAGAGCCGGATGGCGACGATGTTCCGCCACGTGCTGCCGAACATCACGTCGATCATCATCGTGCAGGTCACACTGTCGCTGTCGTGGGCCGTGCTGACCGAGGCATCCCTGAGCTTCCTCGGCCTCGGCACCCCGCCGCCGGCGCCGTCGCTCGGCTCGATGATCTTCGAGGCGCGCACGCTCGTGACGATCGCGCCCTGGACCATGATCGCTCCCGGCGTCGTCGTGGTGCTCCTCGTCGTCGGACTCAACCTGCTGGGCGACGGGCTGCGCGACAGCCTCGACCCGCGCAACAGGGGGAAGCGATGACCGTCGAGAACCTCGGCGCGCTGGCGACGGAGTCCGTCGACCCCCGCTACGCGCGGATCGACCAGATGAGCGTCGCGGAGCTCGCACAGACGATGAACGAGGCGGATGCGACTGTCCCCGCCGCCGTGCAGCGCGCGCTGCCGCAGATCGTCCCCGCGATCGAGGCGACCGCCGAGCGGATGTCGCAGGGCGGGCGTCTCGTCTACGTCGGTGCGGGCACGCCTGGGCGGATCGGCATCCTCGACGCCTCCGAGTGCCCTCCGACGTTCAGCACGCCGCCCGGCCTGGTCTTCGCGATCATGGCGGGTGGGCCGGGTGCGATCGTCACGCCCGTCGAAGGTGCGGAGGACGACGCGGATGCTGGTGCCGCGGCGATCGACGAGGCCGAGATCACACCCTTGGATACCGTGATCGGCATCGCGTCCAGCGGCCGCACGCCCTACGTCGTCGCGGCGGTGCGCCGTGCACGTGAGCGCGGTGCACTGACGGTCGGGCTCTCGTGCAACACCGGGGTGATCCTGAGTGACGCGGCCGAGCACGGCATCGAAGTCGAGGTCGGACCGGAGGTGCTCTCCGGGTCCACCCGACTGAAGTCGGGCACCGCCCAGAAGCTGGTGCTCAACATGTTCTCGACGATCGCGATGGTGCGCCAGGGCAAGGCCTATGGCAACCTCATGGTCGATCTCAAGGCGACGAACCACAAGCTGCGTGAGCGGGCCATCCGTATGGTGCAGACGATCGCCGACGTCGATCGGGAGACCGCGGTCGACGCGCTGGAGCGCGCCGACTACGACGTCAAGATCGCATCCATCATGATCCGGCGCGGCGAGGATCTCACCGCCGCAACGATTCGACTCGCAGACGCCGACGGGCGACTGCGCGCAGCACTGGAGGAGAGCTGATGCGGGTACTGGGACTCATCTCGGGAACGTCTCACGACGGCATCGATGCGGCCGTCGTCGATTTCGTGACCAGCGCCGGCTTCGCATCCGAGGGCGTCGAGCTCAGCGGCACCGTCCTCGCGGCCACGAGCGTCCCCTACGCCCCGGAGCTGCGCGCGCGACTGATCGCCGCGCTCCCGCCCGCGCAGACGACGCTCGCGGAGGTCGCAGAGCTTGACACTCTGATCGGCCAGGCGTTCGCGGAGGTGGCAGCCGATATGGCCGCCCAGGTCGGCGGAGTGGACGCCGTCTGCTCGCACGGGCAGACCGTGTACCACTGGGTGGAGGGCGCACACGCGCTGGGAACCCTGCAGATCGGCCAGCCGGCGTGGATCGCCGAGCGCGTCGGTGCGCCGGTCGTCTCCGACATCCGCATCCGCGACATCACCGTCGGCGGACACGGCGCACCGCTGGTCTCATTCCTCGACGAGCTGCTGCTGCGTGCACGCGCCGGCACGTCGGCCGCACTGAACCTGGGCGGCATCTCCAACATGACGGTCGTGAGCGACAAGGGTCTGTACGCCTATGACGTGGGACCTGCGAACGCGCTCGTCGACGCCATGATCGTCGAGCACGGTCTGAACGACCTGGGCTATGACGAAGACGCTCGCGTTGCGCGCACGGGAACCGTCGACGACGCGCTGCTGACGGCCATGCTCGCCGACCCGTACTACGCACTGACCCCGCCGAAGAGCACGGGCAAGGAACATTTCCACCTGGCCTACGTGCAGTCGCATCTCGCCGCGCAGGGCCGGGAGATCCCGGTCGCCGACGTCATCCGCACGCTCACCGAGCTGACGGTGCGCACGGTCGCTCGTGACGTGCAGGCGGCGGGCATCAGCTTCCTCGCCGTGTCGGGGGGCGGATGCCGGAACCCGCTGATCCTCGACGGGCTGCGTGCCGCGCTTCCCGACACCGAGGTGGTGCTCGCCGACGAGCTCGGCGCTCCGGCGGATGACAAGGAAGCGATCCTTCTGGCGCTCATCGGCTGGTGCACGATGCACGGTGTTTCCGCGATCGTTCCCGGGGGAACCGGAGCGCGCGAGCCCCGCATCCTCGGCACGATCACCCCGGGCGCAGGCCCCCTCGTGATGCCCGAGATCATCGCCGGTCTCACCTCCCTCTCGCTGCAGGCGGCGTCGGCATCATGACGCTCGAGGTGCGCCGAGCGACCCCGGACGATCTGTCCGGGGTGCTCGGCGTGTTCCTCGGATGCTGGCGGGAGAGCTATCAGGGAATCCTCCCGGAGCACTCGATCACCGAGATGACAGATGAGCGCGCGGAGGCGCTGTGGTGTCGTGTGCTCGCCGACCCTGTGGGGGTCGTGCTCGTCGCGGTCCGCGAGGGTGAGATCGTCGGCATCACCCGCTATGCGCTCGGCGACGACGGGGAGGGTGCCGTGCACTCGCTCTACGTGTCGCCGCGGGCCCACGGCGGCGGCATCGGGCGGCAGCTTCTGACCGCGGCGGTCGACGCGATGGCGGCCGCGGGGTCGACCTACGCACGGCTCTGGGTCTTCGCGTCCAACGCCCCCTCGATCGGCTTCTACGAGAAGCAGGGCTGGGTCGCAGACGGCACGACCCGCACACAGGACGAGTTCGGCGCGCTCGAGCAGCGGATGCGGCGGGAGCTGACATGAGCGTCATCGAGCGTGTACGCGTGCTGCGTGTGCCGGTGCGGCTCTCGCGCCCCTTCATCACAAACGTTCGCCGCGCTGATCAGATCGACGTCGTGCTCATCGAGGCCACAGATGCCGACGGCCGCATCGGGTGGGGCGAGGCCGCGGCGAGCTGGCGTGTCACGGGAGAGAGCCCAGAGAGTGTGGCTGCCGCGGTGCTCGGTCCCCTCGGTGACGCGGTACTCGGTCAGTCCGCCCGCGAGCCGTCGACGATCGACGCACTGCAGGCATCCGTGTGGGGCAACGCGGCCGCACGCAGCGCCGTGGAGTGCGCTGTGCTCGATCTGGACGCCCAGCAGCAGGGGCTTCCGCTGGTTCCGTCTCCGGAGACGGATGCCGCGCCGCGTCGCATCCGCACCGACATGACGCTCTCGGCTGCGGCCCCCGCCGAACTCGCGGAGCGCGCGACCGCGCACGTGTCCGACGGATTTCGCTGCCTGAAGGTCAAGGCCTCGGCAGGAACCGACACGGTGGCGGGGCTTCGCGCGATCCGGGCCGCGGTCGGGGAGAGCATCGAGCTGCGAGTCGACGCGAATCAGGCCTGGGACGCCCACACCGCCATCCGCATCATCCATGAGAGCGAAGACGCCGGACTGGCGCTCGCTTTCGTGGAGCAGCCGGTGGCCGCGCATGACCTCGACGCGCTCGCGCAGGTCGCCGGCGCCGTCTCGACGCCGATCATGGCTGACGAGTCCGTGCGCACGGCACGCGACGTGCGCGCCATCGCCGATCGCGGTGCCGCTGCCCTCGTCAACATCAAGCTGGCCAAGACCGGCGGGCTCCGTGAAGCGCAGGCTGCCGCGCGGACGGCCCAGGAAGCCGGACTCGGCGTGGTCTTCGGCTGCATGATGGAGGCGCACGTCGGCGTGAGCGCGGCGGCGCAGCTCGCTGC
The DNA window shown above is from Microbacterium keratanolyticum and carries:
- a CDS encoding ABC transporter permease — protein: MTDISQTPTLAPGGGRTMERVRLLLRSRSGLAGLIIVVVLALLSLVSAFGLLPFDPLAQDPPSRLQAPNATHWFGTDQFGRDVFSRVAAGVANSALISVVAVAFATVVGTVCGLIAGFYRGFSDGAITAVTNVLFAFPPLLLALSLASVFDRNWFTIAVAIAIVYVPIFIRVTRGPVLSLREVEYVKAAKSTGQSRMATMFRHVLPNITSIIIVQVTLSLSWAVLTEASLSFLGLGTPPPAPSLGSMIFEARTLVTIAPWTMIAPGVVVVLLVVGLNLLGDGLRDSLDPRNRGKR
- a CDS encoding anhydro-N-acetylmuramic acid kinase, coding for MRVLGLISGTSHDGIDAAVVDFVTSAGFASEGVELSGTVLAATSVPYAPELRARLIAALPPAQTTLAEVAELDTLIGQAFAEVAADMAAQVGGVDAVCSHGQTVYHWVEGAHALGTLQIGQPAWIAERVGAPVVSDIRIRDITVGGHGAPLVSFLDELLLRARAGTSAALNLGGISNMTVVSDKGLYAYDVGPANALVDAMIVEHGLNDLGYDEDARVARTGTVDDALLTAMLADPYYALTPPKSTGKEHFHLAYVQSHLAAQGREIPVADVIRTLTELTVRTVARDVQAAGISFLAVSGGGCRNPLILDGLRAALPDTEVVLADELGAPADDKEAILLALIGWCTMHGVSAIVPGGTGAREPRILGTITPGAGPLVMPEIIAGLTSLSLQAASAS
- a CDS encoding dipeptide epimerase, producing MSVIERVRVLRVPVRLSRPFITNVRRADQIDVVLIEATDADGRIGWGEAAASWRVTGESPESVAAAVLGPLGDAVLGQSAREPSTIDALQASVWGNAAARSAVECAVLDLDAQQQGLPLVPSPETDAAPRRIRTDMTLSAAAPAELAERATAHVSDGFRCLKVKASAGTDTVAGLRAIRAAVGESIELRVDANQAWDAHTAIRIIHESEDAGLALAFVEQPVAAHDLDALAQVAGAVSTPIMADESVRTARDVRAIADRGAAALVNIKLAKTGGLREAQAAARTAQEAGLGVVFGCMMEAHVGVSAAAQLAAALSPDVVHDLDAAQWLRTSPVIGGAVFDADEIILPAGSGLGIAGLVADAEAVVLADVRASSRGRIA
- the murQ gene encoding N-acetylmuramic acid 6-phosphate etherase codes for the protein MTVENLGALATESVDPRYARIDQMSVAELAQTMNEADATVPAAVQRALPQIVPAIEATAERMSQGGRLVYVGAGTPGRIGILDASECPPTFSTPPGLVFAIMAGGPGAIVTPVEGAEDDADAGAAAIDEAEITPLDTVIGIASSGRTPYVVAAVRRARERGALTVGLSCNTGVILSDAAEHGIEVEVGPEVLSGSTRLKSGTAQKLVLNMFSTIAMVRQGKAYGNLMVDLKATNHKLRERAIRMVQTIADVDRETAVDALERADYDVKIASIMIRRGEDLTAATIRLADADGRLRAALEES
- a CDS encoding GNAT family N-acetyltransferase; this encodes MTLEVRRATPDDLSGVLGVFLGCWRESYQGILPEHSITEMTDERAEALWCRVLADPVGVVLVAVREGEIVGITRYALGDDGEGAVHSLYVSPRAHGGGIGRQLLTAAVDAMAAAGSTYARLWVFASNAPSIGFYEKQGWVADGTTRTQDEFGALEQRMRRELT
- a CDS encoding ABC transporter permease, which produces MFRQILRNSVLRRILAALGTLLGVAVFVFLMLRAIPGDQISAGLGTEAAALTPAQRAALEAYYGLDQPLFVQFFSWLGNIFTGNLGYSSRAQMSVLELTADALPVTLELAIFSIVIALVIGIPLGMLSASKPDSFRDGAGQVVGLAGLSIPAFLLGTALLAVLASSFGFNPNGQGYAYLFENPLLNLQQMLLPSFVLGFGIAAPIMRTTRTAVLEIRANDFIRTARAKGVPPRRLQLRHVLGNALVPIVTMTGLQFGYLLGGAVVVEQIFSLPGIGRQVLLGIQQKEYALVQSTVLVIALAFVIVNLLTDLLYRVIDPRVRAA